One genomic window of Streptomonospora nanhaiensis includes the following:
- a CDS encoding DUF418 domain-containing protein — MRQPPGDPVSGAGRVPSTAAGTPPTAPPAPLPPARRDLAPDLARGFMLLVIATVHAHLFRVATGAGGFTLDGTLDVVATAVMALFAENRGYPMFAALFGYGLAQIHRRRTDEGRPWPWVRRLLRRRGRWLVVIGVAHTALLFYGDIISVYGLIALAFVAMLRFTDRRLLTHAFAWMAAGTLAYSAAQNLVFGAAQEPTGGQNPGPLLDVLFRLMTLPVFWPLMIAISVFPFLMGVWAERRRLLEAPGRHRALLVRIAAGGIGLAVLGGIPQALVNVEVWSVGPVAATAVFWVHLLTGYAGGFGYAAAIALVAPRLGRRRGPVTAALAATGRRSMTAYLLQSVVWAALIPPYALNVAPGLGDAQAVALGVGVWLATVVICDMLRRAGFRQGPAEWFLRRMTYGRPARG, encoded by the coding sequence ATGCGGCAGCCTCCCGGCGACCCGGTGTCCGGCGCCGGCCGCGTGCCGAGCACCGCCGCCGGCACCCCGCCCACCGCACCGCCCGCCCCGCTCCCGCCGGCGCGGCGCGACCTCGCCCCCGACCTCGCGCGCGGCTTCATGCTGCTGGTCATCGCCACCGTGCACGCGCACCTGTTCCGCGTGGCCACCGGCGCGGGCGGCTTCACCCTCGACGGCACGCTCGACGTCGTCGCGACCGCCGTGATGGCCCTGTTCGCCGAGAACCGCGGCTACCCGATGTTCGCGGCCCTCTTCGGCTACGGCCTCGCCCAGATCCACCGCCGCCGCACCGACGAGGGGCGGCCCTGGCCATGGGTCCGCCGCCTGCTGCGGCGCCGCGGCCGCTGGCTGGTGGTCATCGGCGTCGCCCACACGGCGCTGCTGTTCTACGGCGACATCATCTCGGTCTACGGCCTCATCGCGCTCGCCTTCGTCGCGATGCTGCGCTTCACCGACCGCCGCCTGCTCACCCACGCCTTCGCCTGGATGGCGGCGGGCACCCTGGCCTATTCCGCCGCGCAGAACCTGGTGTTCGGCGCCGCCCAGGAGCCGACGGGCGGGCAGAACCCCGGGCCCCTGCTGGACGTCCTGTTCCGGCTGATGACCCTGCCCGTGTTCTGGCCGCTGATGATCGCCATCTCGGTGTTCCCGTTCCTCATGGGCGTCTGGGCGGAGCGCCGCCGGCTGCTGGAGGCGCCCGGCCGCCACCGCGCCCTGCTGGTGCGGATCGCCGCCGGCGGAATCGGCCTGGCGGTGCTCGGCGGGATCCCGCAGGCCCTCGTCAACGTCGAGGTGTGGAGCGTGGGCCCGGTGGCCGCCACGGCGGTCTTCTGGGTGCACCTGCTCACCGGCTACGCCGGCGGGTTCGGCTACGCCGCCGCGATCGCCCTGGTGGCGCCGCGCCTCGGCCGGCGGCGCGGACCGGTCACGGCCGCGCTCGCCGCCACCGGCCGGCGCTCCATGACCGCCTACCTCCTCCAGTCGGTGGTGTGGGCGGCCCTCATCCCGCCCTACGCGCTGAACGTCGCCCCCGGCCTCGGCGACGCCCAGGCCGTGGCACTGGGCGTGGGGGTGTGGCTGGCCACGGTCGTGATCTGCGACATGCTGCGCCGCGCCGGCTTCCGCCAGGGCCCGGCCGAGTGGTTCCTGCGCCGCATGACCTACGGCCGCCCCGCCCGCGGCTGA
- a CDS encoding glycosyltransferase family 4 protein, with amino-acid sequence MSGRRPGGGGMTVLNQRLTEALALHHDVTLLTVGPADPHGRARVVELPALPGIPARASLFNGIRTHRPEDFGLEGPMDIVVGHSRFSGFSALEAVRRWYGGRARLAHFLHTTPERYAEIKGVPRQGQRHAQMERGVLRAAHIAVGIGEILTEEAARLMAAHPAAQRPHLHEAVPGADLAAPGRRPTPGMTLGLLLSGRAGDTLKGARVVAAAVRMLRDDGLDVRLRLLGAPAGEVDELQRELEAVGGGPPAITVLPFSTDDNVLRNELLAADAVVMPSEHEAFGMAPLDGLGVATPVLVNEDSGIARLLRDTRRMPEGVGDLFVVPDLGLGEERPQAWAQGVLRLFRRLPEFREAAGRTQHRLAAFTWEHMGQAFVAAAMAAPPRWSTAPGEARRHTVQGPHGTLLAGRAADGAGAVPERAAGPDFPGSVADAVRRGHSAVRHPRSAGLRGRPVNKPPRQA; translated from the coding sequence ATGAGCGGCCGCCGACCGGGCGGCGGCGGCATGACCGTCCTCAACCAGCGCCTCACCGAGGCCCTCGCCCTGCACCACGACGTCACGCTGCTCACCGTCGGCCCGGCCGACCCCCACGGACGGGCCCGCGTGGTGGAGCTGCCCGCGTTGCCGGGGATCCCGGCGCGCGCAAGCCTCTTCAACGGCATCCGGACGCACCGTCCCGAGGACTTCGGACTGGAGGGTCCGATGGACATCGTCGTGGGCCACTCGCGGTTCTCCGGGTTCTCGGCGCTGGAGGCCGTGCGGCGGTGGTACGGCGGACGCGCCCGCCTGGCGCACTTCCTGCACACCACGCCCGAGCGCTACGCCGAGATCAAGGGCGTGCCCCGGCAGGGGCAGCGCCACGCGCAGATGGAGCGGGGGGTCCTGCGCGCCGCCCACATCGCCGTGGGCATCGGCGAGATCTTGACCGAGGAGGCGGCCCGGCTGATGGCGGCCCACCCCGCCGCCCAGCGGCCGCACCTGCACGAGGCGGTGCCGGGCGCCGACCTCGCGGCGCCGGGGCGGCGGCCCACGCCGGGCATGACGCTGGGCCTGCTGCTGTCGGGGCGCGCGGGCGACACCCTCAAGGGCGCCCGGGTGGTCGCGGCGGCGGTTCGGATGCTGCGCGACGACGGGCTGGACGTGCGGCTGCGCCTGCTCGGCGCGCCGGCCGGCGAGGTGGACGAACTCCAGCGCGAACTGGAGGCCGTCGGGGGCGGCCCGCCCGCCATCACCGTGCTGCCCTTCAGCACCGACGACAACGTCCTCCGAAACGAACTCCTGGCGGCCGACGCGGTCGTGATGCCCTCCGAGCACGAGGCGTTCGGCATGGCGCCCCTGGACGGTCTGGGGGTCGCGACGCCGGTCCTGGTCAACGAGGACAGCGGGATCGCGCGGCTGCTGCGCGACACCCGGCGGATGCCCGAGGGCGTCGGAGACCTGTTCGTCGTGCCCGACCTCGGCCTGGGAGAGGAGCGCCCCCAGGCCTGGGCGCAGGGCGTTCTGCGGCTGTTCCGCCGGCTGCCGGAGTTCCGCGAGGCGGCGGGCCGCACCCAGCACCGGCTCGCGGCGTTCACGTGGGAGCACATGGGACAGGCGTTCGTGGCGGCGGCCATGGCGGCGCCGCCGCGCTGGAGCACGGCGCCCGGCGAGGCGCGCCGCCACACCGTCCAGGGGCCCCACGGCACCCTGCTGGCGGGCCGCGCGGCGGACGGCGCCGGCGCGGTGCCCGAACGGGCCGCGGGACCGGACTTCCCGGGCTCGGTGGCCGACGCCGTCCGCCGCGGCCACTCCGCCGTGCGGCACCCGCGCTCCGCCGGCCTGCGCGGACGGCCGGTGAACAAGCCGCCCAGGCAGGCCTAG
- a CDS encoding zeta toxin family protein, which translates to MIDPNQDRYRSVDRTRYQLDEKESDQLYAVVKRAHFGHLEPQDQPYEVTAGAQVGAGKTTLMARVVEAFRDRGGIARIDLDFCKTFHPLYERLLAEDPETAGAYTGNDGRIWMERLLRDAAAEGYNALFESAMAKERDFEGVIDVFRSTDDERRAAGKKPFLVIAPLLVVHPAVSRLGLLTRLAVQRADGQPGLLVGSDYHARSYAGVLRGAAAIDERRIAHQVYAVRRDGEVLYSNSLGPDGRWLGRAAAVEAVARREERLSLNESTAFRNQFLWTAHELGSAGRDALMEVYELARPALHPAVAAQPFFGERPAGLDLPHPPGLRPGGPGLPGTAPRRREPGHGPDDGRKGLR; encoded by the coding sequence GTGATCGACCCCAACCAGGACCGCTACCGCAGCGTCGACCGCACCCGGTACCAGTTGGACGAGAAGGAGAGCGACCAGCTCTACGCCGTGGTCAAGCGCGCGCACTTCGGGCACCTCGAACCCCAGGACCAGCCCTATGAGGTCACCGCCGGCGCGCAGGTCGGCGCGGGCAAGACCACCCTGATGGCGCGCGTGGTCGAGGCGTTCCGCGACAGGGGCGGGATCGCCCGCATCGACCTCGACTTCTGCAAGACCTTCCACCCCCTCTACGAGCGGCTGCTGGCCGAGGACCCCGAGACCGCGGGGGCCTACACCGGCAACGACGGCCGCATCTGGATGGAGCGGCTGCTGCGCGACGCCGCGGCGGAGGGCTACAACGCCCTCTTCGAGAGCGCCATGGCCAAGGAAAGGGACTTCGAGGGCGTCATCGACGTCTTCCGCTCCACCGACGACGAGCGGCGCGCCGCCGGCAAGAAGCCCTTCCTGGTGATAGCCCCGCTCCTTGTGGTGCACCCCGCCGTCAGCCGGCTCGGCCTGCTCACCCGCCTGGCCGTCCAAAGGGCCGACGGCCAGCCCGGCCTGCTGGTCGGCAGCGACTACCACGCCCGGAGCTACGCGGGGGTGCTGCGCGGTGCCGCGGCGATCGACGAGCGGCGTATCGCCCATCAGGTCTACGCCGTGCGCCGCGACGGCGAAGTCCTCTACAGCAACAGCCTGGGCCCCGACGGCCGGTGGCTCGGCCGCGCGGCGGCGGTCGAGGCCGTGGCCCGGCGCGAGGAGCGGCTGAGCCTGAACGAGAGCACCGCCTTCCGCAACCAGTTCCTGTGGACGGCGCACGAGCTGGGCTCGGCCGGCCGGGACGCGCTGATGGAGGTCTACGAGCTCGCCCGCCCCGCGCTCCATCCCGCCGTGGCCGCCCAGCCGTTCTTCGGTGAGCGCCCGGCGGGCCTGGACCTGCCGCACCCGCCGGGGCTGCGCCCCGGCGGCCCGGGCCTGCCCGGCACCGCACCCCGGCGCAGGGAGCCGGGGCACGGACCCGACGACGGACGGAAGGGGCTCCGATGA
- a CDS encoding SGNH/GDSL hydrolase family protein: MPPTPTPAAAPTPAPGRTGTRALTRARWGVAAVLLSALLVLGGAAATGPGAGPAAADDGGRGGAWVGTWATVPTATPPTATPVLHDETVRQVVHTSVGGDRLRLRLTNEFGDAPLRIGEVRVARRAGDAGTDIVPATDRAVTFSGQTAVTVPAGAPLVSDPVKFDLPPRADLVVSVYLPEETPVTTLHAFSYQENEVAQGNATRAASVEATETMTQWHLLSGISVRTRGHGAGAVVALGDSITDGAETRVNANNRWPDLLAERLRHTGVLNLGVAGNRLLHDPNPPEGGDAENYAAFFGESALRRFDRDVLAQPGAEHVIVLLGVNDLGHPGTTAPESETVSAEQIIGAHRQIIARAHAAGLRVYGGTILPFKGDTLGFHSAENEAKRQRVNDWIRGSGEYDAVIDFDRVMRDPADPLRLRPAYDSGDHLHPNDAGMAAMAEAVPASLFRPDRGR, translated from the coding sequence GTGCCCCCCACACCGACCCCCGCCGCCGCACCCACCCCCGCCCCCGGCCGCACCGGCACCCGCGCCCTCACCCGTGCGCGGTGGGGCGTCGCCGCCGTCCTGCTGAGCGCCCTGCTCGTGCTCGGCGGCGCGGCCGCCACCGGACCCGGAGCCGGCCCCGCGGCAGCCGACGACGGCGGCCGCGGCGGCGCCTGGGTCGGCACCTGGGCGACCGTGCCCACCGCCACCCCGCCCACCGCCACCCCCGTGCTCCACGACGAGACCGTCCGCCAGGTCGTCCACACCAGCGTCGGCGGCGACCGCCTGCGCCTGCGGCTGACCAACGAGTTCGGCGACGCCCCGCTGCGCATCGGCGAGGTACGCGTGGCCCGCCGCGCCGGCGACGCCGGGACCGACATCGTCCCGGCGACCGACCGCGCGGTGACCTTCAGCGGGCAGACCGCCGTGACCGTGCCCGCCGGGGCGCCCCTGGTCAGCGATCCGGTGAAGTTCGACCTCCCGCCCCGCGCCGACCTGGTCGTCAGCGTCTACCTGCCCGAGGAGACCCCCGTCACGACCCTGCACGCCTTCTCCTACCAGGAGAACGAGGTCGCCCAGGGCAACGCCACCCGCGCCGCCTCGGTCGAGGCCACCGAGACCATGACGCAGTGGCACCTGCTCTCCGGGATCAGCGTGCGCACCCGCGGGCACGGGGCGGGCGCCGTCGTGGCCCTCGGCGACTCCATCACCGACGGCGCCGAGACGCGGGTCAACGCCAACAACCGCTGGCCCGACCTGCTCGCCGAGCGGCTGCGCCACACGGGCGTGCTCAACCTCGGCGTGGCCGGCAACCGGCTGCTGCACGACCCCAATCCGCCCGAGGGCGGCGACGCCGAGAACTACGCGGCGTTCTTCGGCGAGAGCGCGCTGCGCCGCTTCGACCGCGACGTGCTGGCCCAGCCCGGCGCCGAGCACGTCATCGTGCTGCTGGGGGTCAACGACCTCGGCCACCCCGGCACCACCGCGCCGGAGTCGGAGACGGTGAGCGCCGAGCAGATCATCGGCGCCCACCGCCAGATCATCGCCCGTGCGCACGCCGCCGGCCTGCGCGTCTACGGCGGCACCATCCTGCCGTTCAAGGGCGACACCCTCGGGTTCCACTCGGCGGAGAACGAGGCCAAGCGCCAGCGGGTCAACGACTGGATCCGCGGGAGCGGCGAATACGACGCGGTCATCGACTTCGACCGCGTCATGCGCGACCCCGCCGACCCCCTGCGGCTGCGCCCCGCCTACGACAGCGGCGACCACCTGCACCCCAACGACGCGGGCATGGCGGCGATGGCCGAGGCGGTGCCCGCGTCCCTGTTCCGCCCCGACCGGGGCAGGTAG
- a CDS encoding polysaccharide deacetylase family protein has protein sequence MTTVRRRRPGRLLALLLTSTVALTLCAAPPAQAAGATAAAKPGRTGPATPDIVDSTPGGGQALALTFDDGPDPRNTPRLLEVLREHRVKAVFCLWGEHVRQHPDLVRRIARDGHTLCNHTMRHDDMSTWSAADIRADLRATNAAIRDAVPRARIPYFRAPYGAWGQTPQVAADMGMQPLGWRLAVEDWEPPGTGELVRRLEEGAAPGAVVLLHDGGGDRSQTVDAVDQVIPRLQAQGWHFTRPARRG, from the coding sequence GTGACGACCGTCCGCCGCCGCAGACCGGGCCGACTGCTCGCCCTCCTGCTCACCTCCACCGTCGCCCTCACCCTCTGCGCCGCACCGCCCGCGCAGGCCGCCGGCGCCACCGCCGCCGCGAAGCCCGGCCGCACCGGGCCCGCCACCCCCGACATCGTGGACTCCACCCCGGGCGGCGGCCAGGCCCTCGCCCTCACCTTCGACGACGGCCCCGACCCGCGCAACACCCCCCGGCTGCTGGAGGTCCTGCGCGAGCACCGCGTCAAGGCCGTCTTCTGCCTCTGGGGAGAACACGTCCGCCAACACCCCGACCTGGTGCGGCGCATCGCCCGTGACGGGCACACGCTGTGCAACCACACCATGCGCCACGACGACATGAGCACCTGGTCGGCCGCCGACATCCGCGCCGACCTGCGCGCCACCAACGCGGCCATCCGCGACGCCGTCCCCCGCGCCCGCATCCCCTACTTCCGCGCCCCCTACGGCGCGTGGGGCCAGACCCCGCAGGTCGCCGCCGACATGGGCATGCAGCCGCTCGGCTGGCGCCTGGCCGTCGAGGACTGGGAACCGCCCGGCACCGGCGAACTCGTCCGGCGCCTGGAAGAGGGGGCCGCACCCGGCGCGGTGGTCCTCCTGCACGACGGCGGCGGCGACCGGTCGCAGACGGTCGACGCCGTGGACCAGGTCATCCCCCGGCTCCAGGCCCAAGGCTGGCACTTCACCCGGCCCGCCCGGCGCGGCTGA
- a CDS encoding LacI family DNA-binding transcriptional regulator, giving the protein MPETPTPAVTISAIAAEAGVSAPTVSRVLNGRGDVAPATRERIESLLRARGYRRRGSKAGEAVGARAGAQVGLLDLVFNDLDSPWAVEIIRGVEDAAHGTGGGIVVSAIHRRASSTRQWLDNVRSRASDGAILVTTDLDSALRAELEELHVPAVVIDPVGVPDLAVPTIGCTNWAGGLSATNHLTGLGHRRIGFVAGRPELWSSRARLDGYRAGLETAGLSVDDALVVQGEFDYESGFRAGERLFALPDPPTAVFGASDQMTLGVYEALRRRGLRVPADVSVVGFDDLPEARWSSPPLTTVRQPLAEMGRLAVRTVHRLMRGESIESPRIELATELVVRDSTAPPPASV; this is encoded by the coding sequence GTGCCCGAGACCCCGACCCCTGCCGTGACCATCTCCGCCATCGCCGCGGAAGCGGGCGTGTCCGCGCCGACGGTCTCGCGCGTCCTCAACGGGCGGGGCGACGTCGCTCCCGCCACCCGCGAACGCATCGAGTCCCTGCTGCGCGCCCGCGGCTACCGGCGGCGCGGCAGCAAGGCGGGCGAGGCGGTCGGCGCGCGTGCCGGTGCGCAGGTCGGGCTGCTCGACCTCGTCTTCAACGACCTCGACAGCCCGTGGGCCGTTGAGATCATCCGCGGCGTGGAGGACGCCGCCCACGGCACGGGCGGCGGAATCGTCGTCTCGGCGATCCACCGCCGGGCCAGCTCCACCCGCCAGTGGCTCGACAACGTGCGCTCGCGCGCCAGCGACGGCGCCATCCTCGTCACCACCGACCTGGACTCCGCGCTGCGCGCCGAGTTGGAGGAGTTGCACGTCCCGGCGGTGGTCATCGACCCCGTGGGGGTGCCCGACCTGGCCGTGCCCACCATCGGCTGCACCAACTGGGCGGGCGGGCTCAGCGCTACCAACCACCTGACCGGCCTGGGCCACCGGCGCATCGGCTTCGTGGCCGGCCGCCCCGAGCTGTGGTCCAGCCGCGCCCGCCTCGACGGGTACCGCGCCGGGCTGGAGACCGCCGGGCTCAGCGTCGACGACGCGCTGGTGGTGCAGGGGGAGTTCGACTACGAGTCGGGCTTCCGCGCCGGGGAGCGGCTGTTCGCCCTGCCCGATCCGCCCACGGCGGTCTTCGGTGCGAGCGACCAGATGACCCTGGGCGTGTACGAGGCCCTGCGCCGCCGGGGCCTGCGGGTGCCCGCCGACGTCAGCGTGGTCGGGTTCGACGACCTCCCCGAGGCCCGATGGTCCTCGCCGCCGCTGACCACCGTGCGCCAGCCGCTGGCGGAGATGGGCCGCCTGGCGGTCCGCACCGTCCACCGCCTCATGCGCGGCGAGTCGATCGAGAGTCCGCGCATCGAACTGGCCACCGAACTCGTCGTCCGCGACAGCACCGCCCCGCCGCCCGCCTCGGTCTGA
- a CDS encoding endo-1,4-beta-xylanase: MQPIRFVTATLATAATAALLLPLGAAPAAADRHHGPDGRHTPPHSNAKFDRLRWAAPEDFVIGTAVAGGGHHLEQDYPDPFTSDGRYRRVLAQQFSSVSPENQMKWEYLHPERDRYDFAMADRIVDFAERNGQVVRGHTLLWHSQNPAWLEEGDFTDAELREILRDHITTVVGRYSGRIHQWDVTNEIFDEAGNLRTEDNIWLRELGPGVIADAFRWAHEADPHAELFLNDYGVEEVNAKSDAYYELSQQLLADGVPLHGFSTQAHLSLNYPFPAGLEENLRRFDDLGLATAVTEMDVRMNVPENGRPTAAQLREQADYYRQGLAACLAVEGCDSFTIWGFTDKYSWVPVFFEGEGSATVMTDDYTRKPAYHALWSTLKRAEYDRG, from the coding sequence ATGCAACCCATCCGCTTCGTCACCGCCACCCTCGCGACGGCCGCCACCGCCGCCCTGCTCCTGCCGCTGGGGGCCGCGCCGGCCGCCGCCGACCGGCACCACGGACCCGACGGCCGGCACACCCCGCCCCACTCCAACGCGAAGTTCGACCGGCTGCGCTGGGCGGCCCCCGAGGACTTCGTCATCGGCACCGCCGTGGCCGGCGGCGGCCACCACCTGGAGCAGGACTACCCCGACCCCTTCACCTCCGACGGGCGCTACCGCCGGGTGCTCGCCCAGCAGTTCAGCTCGGTCTCCCCCGAGAACCAGATGAAGTGGGAGTACCTGCACCCCGAGCGCGACCGCTACGACTTCGCCATGGCCGACCGGATCGTGGACTTCGCCGAGCGCAACGGGCAAGTCGTGCGCGGGCACACACTGCTGTGGCACAGCCAGAACCCCGCCTGGCTGGAGGAGGGCGACTTCACCGACGCCGAACTGCGCGAGATCCTGCGCGACCACATCACCACCGTGGTGGGCCGCTACTCCGGGCGGATCCACCAGTGGGACGTCACCAACGAGATCTTCGACGAGGCGGGCAACCTGCGCACCGAGGACAACATCTGGCTGCGCGAACTGGGCCCGGGGGTCATCGCCGACGCCTTCCGCTGGGCGCACGAGGCGGACCCGCACGCCGAACTGTTCCTCAACGACTACGGCGTCGAGGAGGTCAACGCCAAGAGCGACGCCTATTACGAACTGTCGCAGCAGCTCCTGGCCGACGGCGTGCCGCTGCACGGGTTCTCCACCCAGGCCCACCTCAGCCTGAACTACCCGTTCCCCGCCGGCCTGGAGGAGAACCTGCGCCGCTTCGACGACCTCGGCCTGGCCACCGCCGTCACCGAGATGGACGTCCGCATGAACGTCCCCGAGAACGGCCGCCCCACCGCCGCCCAACTCCGCGAGCAGGCGGACTACTACCGCCAGGGTCTGGCGGCCTGCCTCGCCGTGGAAGGCTGCGACTCCTTCACCATCTGGGGCTTCACCGACAAGTACTCCTGGGTCCCCGTCTTCTTCGAGGGCGAGGGCTCGGCCACGGTGATGACGGACGACTACACCCGCAAGCCCGCCTACCACGCCCTCTGGTCCACCCTCAAGCGCGCCGAGTACGACCGCGGGTAG
- a CDS encoding ROK family transcriptional regulator has protein sequence MSSPGDILDLISRGDAATRADLARVTGMARSTVAQRVDTLIAYGLVEERETGASTGGRPPRVLRLATERNCVVGVDLGATHCRVALMDIGGTLLADREDPLRITEGPEAVLRHIDERMHELLAQAGRPLAAVKAIGIGVPGPVEFATGRPVNPPIMPGWHEFPIPDYFTSRYDLEVLVDNDVNALALGEVRHGSTAADNLLFVKVGTGIGCGIIAGGRLHRGAQGAAGDIGHIRVPGADTAACRCGNTGCLEAVAGGAALAARLAEAGVPAADGRAVVDLVSSGDPLAVRLVREAGRDIGDVLAGLVNFFNPEAIVVGGVMAAAHEHLLAGVREVIYQRSLPLATHRLTVVPTEAGEAGGALGAGRLAIDHILDPRNIDRALAAHAAGAAPAAR, from the coding sequence GTGTCCTCTCCGGGCGACATCCTCGACCTCATCAGTCGGGGTGATGCCGCGACCCGCGCCGACCTGGCCCGGGTCACCGGTATGGCGCGCTCCACGGTCGCCCAGCGCGTCGACACCCTCATCGCCTACGGCCTGGTCGAGGAGCGCGAGACCGGCGCCTCCACCGGCGGCCGGCCGCCCCGCGTGCTGCGCCTGGCCACCGAGCGCAACTGCGTGGTGGGCGTCGACCTCGGCGCCACCCACTGCCGCGTGGCGCTGATGGACATCGGCGGCACCCTCCTCGCCGACCGCGAGGACCCCCTGCGCATCACCGAGGGCCCCGAGGCCGTGCTGCGCCACATCGACGAGCGCATGCACGAACTCCTCGCCCAGGCCGGGCGCCCCCTGGCCGCCGTCAAGGCCATCGGGATCGGGGTCCCCGGCCCCGTCGAGTTCGCCACCGGGCGGCCGGTCAACCCGCCGATCATGCCGGGCTGGCACGAGTTCCCCATCCCCGACTACTTCACGAGCCGCTACGACCTGGAGGTCCTGGTCGACAACGACGTCAACGCCCTGGCCCTCGGCGAGGTCCGCCACGGCAGCACCGCCGCCGACAACCTGCTGTTCGTCAAGGTCGGCACCGGAATCGGCTGCGGCATCATCGCCGGCGGCCGCCTGCACCGGGGCGCCCAGGGCGCGGCCGGCGACATCGGGCACATCCGGGTGCCCGGCGCCGACACCGCCGCCTGCCGCTGCGGCAACACCGGCTGCCTGGAGGCGGTGGCCGGCGGCGCCGCCCTGGCGGCGCGGCTGGCCGAGGCGGGCGTGCCCGCCGCCGACGGCCGGGCCGTGGTGGACCTGGTCAGCAGCGGCGACCCGCTGGCCGTGCGCCTGGTGCGCGAGGCCGGCCGCGACATCGGCGACGTCCTCGCCGGACTCGTCAACTTCTTCAACCCCGAGGCGATCGTGGTGGGCGGGGTCATGGCCGCCGCCCACGAGCACCTGCTGGCGGGGGTGCGCGAGGTCATCTACCAGCGCTCCCTGCCGCTGGCCACCCACCGGCTCACCGTCGTGCCCACCGAGGCGGGCGAGGCCGGGGGCGCGCTGGGCGCCGGCCGCCTGGCCATCGACCACATCCTGGACCCCCGCAACATCGACCGGGCGCTGGCCGCGCACGCGGCGGGCGCCGCACCGGCGGCGCGGTAG
- a CDS encoding ABC transporter substrate-binding protein — protein MGSIPHWRTRRHAFGALAAAGVVLAATACSTPEAGGGDGGEGASDGPFTIGVSNGFIGSEWREQMLSVLEDAFAEYQDEGVVDELVVESADVDVNGQIQQIRNLIRSDVDAIIVNPNSPTALDEVFAEAADQGIQIVAIDQAVESEHVTNVVIDQSEWASISAEWLAEEVGEGGEIIAVNGIDGHPANEDRWSGAQQVFEEAGVEVVANDFAEWDQSQGQTVTRDLLSSNPGVDGIFVQDGMALGAMQALQAEGLEDEVAITGEARVGYMKEWDRLRQDNEDFSSIGVPNPPSVSVSALHVVVRMLQGQEFRSDALDGNTLYLPMPETVTDDTFDERFAEVQDEPDAYALDHSITPEEADSYFE, from the coding sequence ATGGGTTCGATTCCGCATTGGCGCACCCGCAGGCACGCGTTCGGCGCGCTGGCGGCGGCCGGCGTCGTGCTCGCCGCGACCGCGTGCAGCACCCCCGAGGCCGGCGGCGGCGACGGCGGTGAGGGGGCGTCCGACGGCCCCTTCACCATCGGCGTCAGCAACGGCTTCATCGGCAGCGAGTGGCGCGAGCAGATGCTCTCCGTCCTGGAGGACGCCTTCGCCGAGTACCAGGACGAGGGCGTCGTCGACGAACTCGTGGTGGAGAGCGCCGACGTCGACGTCAACGGCCAGATCCAGCAGATCCGCAACCTGATCCGCTCCGACGTGGACGCCATCATCGTCAACCCCAACTCCCCCACCGCGCTGGACGAGGTGTTCGCCGAGGCGGCCGACCAGGGGATCCAGATCGTCGCCATCGACCAGGCCGTGGAGTCCGAGCACGTCACCAACGTGGTCATCGACCAGTCGGAGTGGGCGTCGATCTCGGCGGAGTGGCTGGCCGAGGAGGTCGGCGAGGGCGGCGAGATCATCGCCGTCAACGGCATCGACGGCCACCCCGCCAACGAGGACCGCTGGTCCGGCGCCCAGCAGGTGTTCGAGGAGGCCGGCGTGGAGGTCGTGGCCAACGACTTCGCCGAGTGGGACCAGAGCCAGGGCCAGACCGTCACCCGCGACCTGCTCTCCAGCAACCCCGGCGTGGACGGGATCTTCGTGCAGGACGGCATGGCGCTGGGCGCCATGCAGGCGCTCCAGGCCGAGGGCCTGGAGGACGAGGTCGCCATCACCGGCGAGGCGCGGGTGGGCTACATGAAGGAATGGGACCGGCTCCGCCAGGACAACGAGGACTTCTCCAGCATCGGCGTGCCCAACCCGCCGTCGGTGTCGGTCTCGGCGCTGCACGTCGTGGTCCGGATGCTCCAGGGCCAGGAGTTCCGCTCCGACGCCCTCGACGGCAACACCCTCTACCTGCCGATGCCCGAGACGGTCACCGACGACACCTTCGACGAGCGCTTCGCCGAGGTCCAGGACGAGCCCGACGCCTACGCGCTCGACCACAGCATCACCCCCGAGGAAGCCGACTCCTACTTCGAGTAG